The region TTACTAAATTAAAAGACTCATATGCTATCTGTAGACAGACTGTTGCTACAGCCACATAAAGCTCTAAGACTCCAATGGTACTTCAATGGACTTCAAAGCCAATTTACTGAATTTCCAAAAAACAAGGTGATCTTTCTAATACCCAACCTcacagaaaggaaaactgaggcagacaATTCATGGATTTCAGGGAGAAGTTCTACTGGTAGAAGAGATTATTCGGGCTAAGCAAAACAAAGCATCAAGTAAAATTCAACACATTGCTAAGTGACTATCCACACCAAATCCATTTCCATGGGTAGCTGGAAGGAATCAAAATAAACCAGAAGACACTgatttaaataaagtttatttcttaaaaaggtggtttttaaaattttgccaatGCCACAGTTATAGGAGTGTACAGAGGTAACACATTTTATCCTTAACCATGCTACTTTTTACCTTCTGCACAAAGGTTAAAACTTTTGTTCATCTCCGTGGTATAaaacagaggtcagcaaactttctctTCAGAGGGCCGGgtactaaatattttaggctttacaAGCCACATAAGGTCTCTGGGTCACGATCTTTAACAATCCATTAAAAACGTAAAAGCCATTGTTCACTTGTACCGTACAAAAACGGACTGGGCCAAATTTGTCTTGCAGGCAGTAATTTGCTGACCGCTGGTATAAAATAGCTACTTTGTCTTGTCAGAGAAATTGCTCTCTTCGGGCTTCTTGACAGTCTGCTACCTGAAGAAGAGAAAGGccttatttaaaaactgaatgtaGCTTGTAACAAAGGTAGAAATGGAGAGTTCCTGCTCACTTTGGACTCTCGCAAGCCAATTTCCCACTCACTCATTCAATtaatttgttgagcacctactatgtacacTCTTAAATACCTTTGTGTGAGCAGAGATTTCCAGTGTTTCTTCCTTAGAAGGTGGTTCCTCCACTTTCTCTAAACCTGTAATTATCAGGTCTTCATACTCAAACGTTTTCGGGCAAACCAGGATTAAAATCTCTACTAGCAATCAAGAGGAATCTAACAATGATATCCTTGCACACGATACTGATACATCCTTCTTAAAATCACAACCTAGATGAGGAAAAATGTAACTACctctactttaaaaaagatacttcCTTTCCTCCCATAGGCtgcacacttttttaaaaaaaagttctcaaatcTAGAATATCCCTCAAAtaatcccttctcttttttcctagtTTGCTGCCATGTAACATATCTGGATCCCGGCAGGGCTCCTCATTAGCTTTCTGTTTGAGTCTGAAAACAATACATTTAGAGGTGAAGAGTACTTCCGGAGCAATTTATACTCCCACATTTCATCTCAGGGAAGGAGTGGTCAGTCACGAGTCCGTTCCTTCAGAATACTCCAGCTGTTTCTCCAAGGTGAGGGCAGACTTGAAAGTGGCCAAAAGCAGCGCAGGACTTCGGCACTAAAATACAAACGTCGCCCCCATTCCAGGTCTTTGGTACAGGTATCAACGACAACTACCCGATTACCCACACGACAGAGACATGGCACATTTTGTGATCAGCAGTGTTTGTGATTTTCCTTGTAATCACGTAAACAAAAGGGGAAACCCCTGGGGGAACCCCTTCGCAGTGTTCTCTCATTTCTCTTAAACACACGCGTGCACCACCAGCTCTCCCTCCGACCGTCAGTTCACGAGGAGACAGAGAGGAGTTGATGGTTATCGCTTTCGCTCCCCTCTTtgtgtccttttcttttccttttccttgcgCTCCTGCTTGGCTAGtttgtccctctccctctgcagCTTGTcctgttccttcttcctttggGACTCATCCCGAAGCAAGTCCCGCTCCAATTTGCGGGCATTGAGGACGTCTTCCACGTTGGTGTTCCGGAACAGAACTACAAGGAGTTAAGGAGTTAGGGTCGGGCTAAGTCACACAGGGCCGGCTACCGCTCGCTCTCTCCGTTCTCGCTGTCCTTTCTCTCCAGGCTGAGTATctattcctaattttaaaaagaattcttacGTTCATCTTTGGTCTAACGGGAAATCCTAAAACTACCATTACACGTTAATGTGTAATGGTAGAATAAATCTCGGAATAAAAATCTCATTCACACCTATCtaattagttaataaaaataaaatttcattctaGAATAAGTGTTTCTATCATTCAATGGCAGAATATTGTTGGAGTATCCACCCTAGTTTTAGTGGACAGAGTATTcatacaaatggcaaaatttttaGGTGCTTGGCACTGGTAAAATGCttgaaagagtaaaataaattgtttaatcTTACtatatcaatttgtttttctagaCCACTAAAGCTTTAGTGAAACCATGTTCTAGTAACAACAAACTCTGAATTTATCAAATAGTAAATTTAGACAGAAAATACCCAGCCAAAAACTTTACCCCCCATTTCTTCTTATGACTTTGAAAACATAACCTGTTCCTACCCCACGAGCTCCTCTCCACCCTTAAAGCACAGCTTTCTGTGGCTTCCGTGCTTTCAAATGTCCTCCTGAAATAAGCCCCTCCCCCAGTAAGCCACCGTATTTCTCACCTTTATGAAGGGAGATTTCTAAATCcactttttctgggaagcttctcCTACGTGATTCTGTTGGTAGGGGCTTTCCTCAGCACCTATGTTTCAATCTGTccatgcaggggtgggcaaatgtaggtttacagttgtaatacaaataatacaataataaataatacaaggataaactgttttgtatactcacaactgtaaacctacttttgcccacccctgcattgTGAGCTTCGAAGTACTCTGTGTTCTCCTTCCAACAAATTGTAAGGTCTGGGAGGACAAAGAACAAGGCTTCAGTGCTATTGCAACTGCGTCCGCGGTGCTGGGAACCCCGGAGCTGCACGCAGAAAGCACGGATCTTTATTTTCCCTTCGAAACCCCTCCTCTAAGCTAACCCCTTTACAGTACACGTTAGCGTGTCTTCCCTGGGGAAAGCTCTGGCGCGGCTGACCACTTAGGGCTGTCCTCAACATGGGGCTCGCAGTGCTGGCCGGACAGGAGTCCGCGAGGCAAAAGGAGCCCACGGCAACGACAGCGACATGAAAACTGAGCCTCGAGAGGATTGTGCAGGGAAGCACAGGAGGACGGACACAGAGAAGGATACGTTTGTCAGAGCCAATGTTCATCGTGGTGGCACCTGAGTCACCCTTCTCATCCGCTTCGGTAAGCGATGTTAAGGAAAGCTGGATGGAAAGCAAAGTTGGCGCATCCAAACCCAACATCGGAAAACGGTCGATTAACGGGCGGGTAGGAGAGGCACAGTGAACAGGAAGACACTGTCAGGGACGCGGCGGCACACCCAGGCGAGTCATCCTCAGGAGTCTCAACTCGGGCGAGAGTGTTCAGAGGTTCCGTGAGATCCCCACCCCTTGGGGGCTACAATGAACCTGAAGCTGGTCCCGGGGAACTGCCAGGGGGGTGGTGAGGACCTCGAAAACAGCGGTTTAAGAAGGGAGGGTCCTGGAACACCCTGGGCACTTGTCAGACACGCACAGGCCCGGGCCCCATCCCGGATGCACGGAACCAGGGACTCTGGGAACCGGGGCCCAGCAGTCTGTGCTCTAACAAGGCGCCCAGAGAGTGACTGCTGAAAACACTCTTTTCTAGCCCAAGAAATGAGATTTCCTGATGGGAACCATAGCTCTGCCAACCCCGGCAAGAAAAACCACGAGGAAAACCTGCAAGAGAAGTTGGTCCGAAAGAGCCCAAGCATGCTTTTCTGAACTCCCCCGACAGCTGACATCTCTGGTGTGATGCCCAGTCCGTCCAACGGGGCGCAGTCAACTGAGCGTTTCCTAAACCAATGCCACAGTCGCGAGGACCCAACCTGCTCCCACCGGCAACATTTTCTGTCTAACCCAGGCCCCACTCAAGTGCCAGATTCATCCTGGTGTTATTTGGGGGTTCAGTCTCACTTTTAATTATGTGgtccatggaatattttttttaaaagactcaaaCGAAACGGCTCCAAATTTGGGAATCCTTCCCCCGAACATATCCAGGTTCTAATCCCGGTTTTGCCACTGGTTATATGAATGTTTCTAATCACCGATTCATCTCGTAGTGTCTCAAGTTCCTTGTAAACTGGGACAGGATACAGAGATGCACGATACGCGACACAGTGCTGCACTAAAAGGTAAAGAACCACAGCTGCGTCTTATTTTCTAAAAACGCAACACACATGGTCCATTATTGAGGCACTGTTTGTTTCACACGGAAGTTTTCGGGAACATTCTTGATCACGTGTTGACAAATGTAAGTCCAGTACCAACTACTCCAACGGAATTCCTCACACCCCCAGAGCACTGCCATTTCAGAGCACATTAAGCTACGCCGGGGGAGTGGCGACTCCCCCAAGCTCGCCGTAAACCAGCCGATGCTTCTGGCTTGAGCCCCCGGAAACGGAGCGGAGGCTCTGAAAAGGATATTCCTCTTCATCTGTCACGTCGGCATACTGGGCCAGGAGGGCCgcttttctctgcttctcctctTCGGACACCAACCTGGGCTTCACCACAATCTGCGCCTGTTTCTCAATGAGGGTGGCAATGGCCTGCACTTCGTCTGGGCGGCggtggaaggggagagagggacaaCAAGGCTGTATGTGAGGAAAAGCAAGCGCTCGGGACGGCTCGCCCACCCCGGAGCAGAGGCCACGGCATCCGCAGACTCCTCGGAGCCCTGGGCTTCAGAGGGGGTGCCAATGGCAAAGGCAAGGGCAGGCCACGTGGGCCGGGCTCTAGGCCTCATATTCGTCTTCACTCAGAGCAGCCCTGCTTTTACATGTTTTACGCATTGAAGTTCCGCTGCTTTCAAAAAGAGGGGTTGAAAAGCACTGCATTAGAACTGCAGAAAATTAAGCCTCCGAACGTACAACTTTCTCCCCTCTCAACCCAGAAAGCTAAGAAGGGCTCTAGAATCCACTTACATTGGTCCCTTTAGTGTTGATCATTATGCCAGGGGACATtcttagattatttatttaagattttatttatttatttttagaaaggggaagggaaggagagagggagaggaacatcaatgtgtggttgcctcttagtAACCCCCTACCGGgaacttggcccgcaacccaggcatgtgccctggccaggaatggaattggcgaccctctggttcatgggccagcactcaatgcactgagccacaccagccagggcaaaattcttagattattttaaaataaaaccagctATTGAGTTCTCCATTCTCAAACAAAAAGGCAATAGTGTCAAGTAGTGGTTCTCATGTCTGGCTACATATTTAGAATCATCTggggtagggtttttttttcccaatttctgttaggctatgtttattgactttaaagagagaggaaaggacagaaagagagagaaaaacattgatcagttgcctcctgaatgcaccctgaccagggatcgaacccgcaaccttttgcgatatgggatgatgctccaactaaccgAGTCACCTGGGCCTTACCAATACCTGGGCCTCAACCCCAAAGATGTTTATATAACTGGCCCATGATGTAGTCCAGgcactaacatttttaaaagtaaatcaaatGATGCTAAAATGGACTCTATTTTAAGTCTGGCTTTAGTGAGTTGAGTTTTCTGCATCCCAGTGGTGAGTATATTCACTTacttctctctcattttaaagggtgaagggtttagtTGACCAAAGTAAAAAACCAATCACAATTTGTGTTATGAAATGAGAGCATAAAAAAAGCAGAAGGTGAGAAAGGACAGTTAACCCTAAACCTGCGATACAAGTCTACAAAGGGCAGTGGAAAgcgcatgaaaaagaaaaaagcaaaacccacAATGGAGATAACTGTGGCCAGCTGAAGTGAAAGAgccaaaaggaaaagggaatcaACATTGAGTTAAAAAGTTAAAGCTGCTGGGTGTCTGCCAGCTTAAATCGTTTTAGGGAAAATGAACATTCAACAACGAAAACCAAAAACCCCCCGACAGCTGCACAGGAAAGGTTACTGGAAAAGGCAACGGAGGTTCAGCATCAGAACTCCAACTCTACCTTCTCTTTTCACTTTGGTGACCACATTCTGAGTTTCTGTCCATCGTTCCACAATCTCCTTGCAGATGTTAAGAAGGGAATCTTCTTCCTGGTTGGGAAAGTAGACCAATTACTTACTTTCCTGGAGAACCCTCAACGTGCACAAAGCCTTGTGCGGTGGGCGTGGGCAGCGATGAGAAGAAACCACAAGGAGGGTTGGGACAGTGTATGTTCCTCTTCTGGGGCTCTGGACACAGAAGTAATCCTGTGTGTGAGTCCCAGGATCCACACCTGCTAGGTCAAGGGCACCTACTCCATCCTGCCAAGATCCAGGGGAAAGAATTCCCGCCACCTCAGAGCCATTTTCCTCATCCTTTTGGAGCAAAAACCTGTTGCCTAAGTCAAGAACCCTTCTCCTCTGGGAAATCTCCTCTGGCCAATACACTCTACTCAGTGCGTCTCCTAAGGTTTATCACTTTCATGCCAAGAGACTGTTAACAGTCTAACTCAAATTCATGCCTGTGTTCAGCAACAGACATAGGGTTCCAAATGACGACACCATGCAGAAAACAGGTCAAGGAGTTGGTACCACCGGGGACCTAAGTTACTTCAACTTCTTTTTCAGAGTCTTTAGAAACTTCCCAgctgaaaacaaaaactagctTAAATTTCTGGCCCCCTACTCTTTCCCTCTACATCCTACAATGCCAGGgtccaagggaaaaaaatctgttccACTGGGTTGTTCCCACTGAACTTACGAGCTGCATCACAAGCTGTGGTAAGGCTTTCCCAAATATAGGTCAATCTCACCAGAGCCTGCTGGGGGGACCCTTGCCAGGAGGTCCTGCGACAGCTGCACTAGTGTTACATTTCAACCACGTGCCCAATGGATACACTACCCTTTCACCACGTAACTATTAGTGCAAATGAGGGCAGCAAAAAGGCGCAGGAAAAGGGGACAATTTGGTGACTTACGACTTAAACGCAGATTAAAGTACACATTTCTGAATTCTCGAATCTGGCTCTAGGAGGCTAAGTGCTAAGTTTATCTTCCTTCTTAAAAACTCTGATTTCTTATTTCTACTCCTACTCGacccccttacacacacacacacacacacacacacacacaacaatgaTTACTCCATTTCTAAATACTTATAAAGGGAAGAGCACAGTATTAGGTTCAGTTCTGCCCAGGCATGAAAAAACGTGTAGGGCGAGCTTCTACCTCCAAACTAGGAACGGACAGGCTTTTGTCATGGGACAGTCTGGGCACTGCCTCCTAAAGGACACAGACATCCCAGAGCACTTGATTcccccctctgaacactgtcaacGGATGGGGATGAAACTGGTCGTTTGACCTTTATGATAGAATTCTCATTTAGACATTTCAGCGCCATCCACAGGCATCCGCGAGAGCCTCTTCCCCAAGAATAAGCGAAAGCCATTCCTCTCCATGCAACCTACGAACCTTTCTGGTTCCCCTTCCCCACGGCCCAGAGCTCAGAAGGGTATTCCTCTCCCAGCTGATACCACTAATCCTCTGGGACGCTGAGAAGGGGAACGGGGGTACAAAGTATTGACAGGAGCTGGCAAGAGGCTAAAGACATGAGTTCGGGCTTCTCACcaggaaagcagagagaataCCCTGCAGAGCGTCcagtttctcttcttcctcctcctcctgcagaaCACCCAGAATGTAGGCACCATAAACAGCTCGGTCGACTCCCAGCGCCTCCAACCGTCCATCTAGCCACGAGCCAAAGCCGCTGCCCTCGCCATCGCCTTCGCTGGAGGAAGGTGCATCCACTTCACTGGGCGCCGCCATCTTGGGGTCAGGGTCCTGCCAGCCCCGAGGGCGCCTACCGCAGTGCCTGACGGGCCGCGCCGCGGACCCACTGCGCAAGCTCAGAGAGGAAACTCACGCCCCGGCGCGGCGGACGTAGAACCCCGAAGACCTACGGCGA is a window of Phyllostomus discolor isolate MPI-MPIP mPhyDis1 chromosome 8, mPhyDis1.pri.v3, whole genome shotgun sequence DNA encoding:
- the CCDC43 gene encoding coiled-coil domain-containing protein 43 isoform X2 gives rise to the protein MAAPSEVDAPSSSEGDGEGSGFGSWLDGRLEALGVDRAVYGAYILGVLQEEEEEEKLDALQGILSAFLEEDSLLNICKEIVERWTETQNVVTKVKREDEVQAIATLIEKQAQIVVKPRLVSEEEKQRKAALLAQYADVTDEEDEADEKGDSGATTMNIGSDKLLFRNTNVEDVLNARKLERDLLRDESQRKKEQDKLQRERDKLAKQERKEKEKKRTQRGERKR
- the CCDC43 gene encoding coiled-coil domain-containing protein 43 isoform X1, translating into MAAPSEVDAPSSSEGDGEGSGFGSWLDGRLEALGVDRAVYGAYILGVLQEEEEEEKLDALQGILSAFLEEDSLLNICKEIVERWTETQNVVTKVKREDEVQAIATLIEKQAQIVVKPRLVSEEEKQRKAALLAQYADVTDEEDEADEKGDSGATTMNIGSDKRILLCVRPPVLPCTILSRLSFHVAVVAVGSFCLADSCPASTASPMLRTALSGQPRQSFPQGRHANVYCKGVSLEEGFRRENKDPCFLRAAPGFPAPRTQLQ